GTACTGCAATTAGGTGGTATTGGAATTATGGCTTTAGGAACTTTTGTTTGGTTAATTTCTGGTAAAAAAATTGGACTTCGTGAACGTCAACTGATCATGGTCGATTATAACCAATCAAATTTATCCGGAGTAGTTAACTTAATTAAAGAAATCGTGAAATTATTATTGTTGATACAGGCAATAGGAGCATTATTATTAACCTTGTACTTTACCCAATATTACGATTCGTTCAAAGAAGCATTGACCCATGGTATCTTTACATCTGTATCTGCTACGACGAATGCGGGATTTGATATTACAGGAGATTCCTTAATTCCTTATCATCATGATTATTTTGTTCAAATTATTACTATTTTTCTCATTATTTTTGGAGCAATCGGGTTTCCTGTCCTAATAGAAGTAAAGGAATTTCTATCGAATAAGAATAAAAATTTTCGTTTTTCTCTATTTACAAGACTTACGACCATTACTTATGCTATTCTTTTAGTTTTTGGAACCATCATGATATATTTACTTGAAATGTTCCATGCATTTAAAGGAATGCCTTGGCATGAAAAGTTCTTTACTGCTTTATTCCATTCCGTTTCTACACGGTCTGCAGGATTAACTACGATAGACGTTACGCAGTTTCATGAAGGAACAAATTTTTTAATGAGTGTGCTCATGTTCATCGGTGCATCCCCAAGTTCAGTAGGTGGAGGAATTAGGACGACGACATTTGCTATTGCTGTCTTATTTCTCATAAACTTTTCGAGAGGAAAAGATAGTGTACAAATCTTCCATCGTGAAGTTCATTTAATCGACATATTTCGCGCCTTTGCAGTAATTATTTTAGCTTTTGCCATGGTATTTATTGCTACTATTTTATTATCAGTTACCGAAACTAATGTACCAATTACTTCCTTAATCTTTGAAATTACATCAGCTTTTGGAACATGTGGGATGTCTCTTGGAATAACTGGGGAACTGTCCGACATAGGGAAAGTGATTATTATGGTTCTAATGTTTATTGGGCGTGTAGGCTTGATTTCATTCTTATATTCAATAGGTGGAAAAAGTAATAAAACAAAATTCCACTACCCTAAAGAACGCGTTATTATTGGTTAAAAAAACCGAGCATTAGGTCCATAATTGGATCTAATGCTCGGTTTTTTAAAAAGATATGAAACTACCATGGAGCACGTAAGCAGGCATCTACCATTAAAAAAATGATTTCAACTTTAAACCGGCGTTATTTTGAGTAAAATTGGATATCCTATTAATTTTAAATATGAATAAAGACGCTGTTTTCATACAAAGTATCACGTCTCTTGATTAACCACCTTATTACATTTTAGTGGAAAAGTTCATAGATACCATTTACATTTACACACTTTTTTTGTATTTACTCTGGACACTTTAGAAATATTGCGACTTAGTAACAGCTAGGATTTCCGCTTTAGGCGGACGCTTTCTGCAGGTGGAGCGATGGAGCCAGCACCGTCGCTTGTGCGGTCTCATCTGTCTCCCAGATCTCTTCGGAATCGCCGCCTGCCGATGAAATCCAGCATATTTGCTAGCTATTCAGTTTTCAATCTTAACTGTATTATCCGAAGTGAAATGCAATAAATGGATGAGCGGGACAAATCACATGATGAACACGACAAATTTCTCATAATAAAGTTTTAACTTAGAGTGAGATGGCACTGATTAATTGCACGCACTCTTAATAACACGTACTAACAAAAAACCTCTATTCTTGTGGCACTTTTTAATATTTAGTTTGAATTTTAGTGCATTTAGTTGGAAAAAAGGGAAGTTTAGTTAAAAAAGAAATTATTATTCTCCTTTTTCTCCGCAATTACCCAACCAGGAAAAACTAGCAAGCTCTAGTGGAGTGTAGCGAAAGGGCAGCCTAAGTGCGCCGCGTCCTGCGGCAACGGCTGCATGACTCACATCCTGTGAGCCCGCGGCAAAATCGACTCCTGTGGGATGAGTGAGACAGATTCCCCATCACATCGTACGCGTAGCGTGGGTGATGGGGCATCGCTCACCCCACGGAAAGCGTCCGCCCTGCAACGAAAATCCTAGCGGTAACTAAGACGCATTATATCTAAAACATAATTTTTTTGGTTAACATTAGTTAATTCACAAACATTATTGGGAATAATTAGATAATCAGCAGATGCGACAAAGTATATGAATTTTCATGGCAGGAATAGATTGACTTCTGCTGCAGGCGGACGCTTTACTGGGGGGCAAGCATCAAGCCGCTTCCTGTGCTCCTGAGGTTACTCGTCGTAAAAAATAATTTCGCTTCGCTCCTTACAGGGTCTTGATTTTCTTGCTAATCCTCTAGGAGTCATCCCCTTCCGCTCCAATCAACAGTACAAATAAGAAAAAAATATGCTTCGTGGAAATAATGAATCGGTACTTTCCATTCTTTATAAATAGGCTAAGTGGAACCTGAAAAAATAGATAGTATCGATTAGTAAAGAAGTGCTGGGCGGATGAAATTGACTCTTCGTCCTCTTTTAAAAGAATAGAAAAGGATTTATTCTCTCATTATCCAAACCTTATGTACCTGGTCTCTATCTATTTCAAGAGGGCGACGGACAAACATCCTCCATAAAGGTCTTCGTTAATAGTGTAGCCATATTTTCGTCCAAAGTACTATGGAATCGATGATGACCAAATGCATATAAAGGCGGTTTCCGCTTTTTTTACAAGATAAGAAAGTAAATGGTTTTTCCTGCTGCTAAACCAGTGTTCATAGTGCTTTAAAGGATTATTTTACCCCGACGGATTTCTGTTTCAGGAGGGCTCTTTCCTCGGGTTGAGCGATGAGGCATCACCGCCGCATTCGCAAGCTTGCGATGGCTCATCTGTCTAACTCATGATGGCGCTGAAAAACAAAAATCAGAAATTAAAGTCACCATTTGAGAAGTATATTTACCTTATAATTAGTCTTACATCCCCACAAACTCCCTAAAAATTGATGTAAATACGGGATATCATTTTTATTTTTTGAATAATAGTGACTTTTTCAGTGGCCTCTCACTCATCCCGATGGAATTGCCACTTTTCACTACAATCCATTAAGTGAGTAGTACCTTATAAAAAAATATGAAATTAATAAACTAGAAATCGAGTATTCACAACGACTTGAAATGCTTTTTAATGGTGACTACCTTACGTAGGAGTTCCTATATGTTTTTACTTTTACCGTCCATAGAATACATGAATATGTGGGTAGATGATTAGAGTTGGTGGAACCTAAAAAAATAGGTAGCATCTATAGATAAAGAAGCGCTGAGCGGACGAAATTGTATCTTCGTCCGCTTTTAAAAGAATAAGAAAGGATTTATTCTCTCATTAACCAAAACAAATGCATTATGTCTTTACATATTTCAAGAAGGCGACGGACAAACAGCCGCCCCAAGATTACCGAAAAAAATAGCTCGTGAAGTGACGCAGTCACTTCACGAGCTAAATTACTACGTTAATAGTGTAGCTGATGTTTCGTCCAAAGCAATCTGGAAATAGTAAAGACAAATGCACTTAAAGGACGCTTGCGTTTTTCTTATAAGAAGAAGTTTTGACCTAATCCAACTAGCACAATTTCCAACTATTTCGCAATAAAAGAAAAATGGGGAGTATTATTTATACCGAAAGTGGAAAGCAAATAGCCTTCTTTTTCTTTAATGATTCCTTGCTTATAAGAATTTATGCAAAGCGATATTGGTGTAATAAATGTTTGCTTATATAATTCACGTTCGTTCAATTGTAATTCAACAAACTCCGTACCCGCAATGGATGGATTCATAACGAGTTGTTTATAAAGATTCGATTGCTCATCTTTGGTCATATCATTTTCCCACCAAGGCTTACGAGGTTGGAATTTTTGTTTGGATAAATAATCGAGTTTCATTACACTTTGAATGATTGGTAACGAAAGGTTTTCAACACTCTCTAAGTAGGAATTCAATCTTGTATATAGATCCTCTAATTGATGTCCAATTTTCGACCAATTTCTTTCTTCCCAGAACGTTCCAAACTGTTGGAAAAAGTCGAAAGGTGTTTCAAATATTTGATCGAATAAATACTCCAGGGTACGATCCATTCGATGTGCATTCCAATACTTTTCTAGCACGTCTTCTACTTGTTTGATACGAAGAATATCATCAAAAGTTAAGACATTATTAGAGAATATTTCATATGGCGCTTGATCGACATAGACATAACCATACTTTTCTGCTTCCACCCGCAACCCGGTGCCTCGTAGTAATTTCAAAAAGCCAAGTTGTAATTCTTCAGGACGCATTTCAAATACTTCATTAAAAGTTCTTCTGAACGAATGATAGTCTTCTTCCGGTAAACCGGCTATCAAATCAAGATGCTGATCTATTTTTCCACCGCTTTTGACCATCGTCACAGTACGTTTTAATTTCTCGAAGTTTTGTCTGCGTTTTACAAGTTCATTCGTCAAATCATTCGTAGATTGTACGCCGATTTCAAAACGAAAAAGCCCTGCAGGAGCATTATCATTCAAAAACTGAATTACTTCTGGACGCATAATATCAGCCGTTATTTCAAATTGAAAAACAACTCCTGGTATATGTTCATCAATTAAAAATTGAAACATTTCCATTGCATAACTTCTACTAATATTAAACGTTCGATCGACAAACTTTATCGTTTTCGCACCATTAGTCATTAAAAAGCGAATATCTTCTTTTACTTTATTTCTATTGAAATATCTTACACCTACTTCAATAGAAGATAGACAAAATTGACAGGAGAATGGGCAGCCACGGCTAGTTTCAATGTAAGCAATACGCTTAGAGAGATTTGGGATATCCTCTTCAAAGCGGTAAGGTGTTGGTGATTCTCTCAAATCTAATTTTGGTGGTAGCGTATTTAGAATAAATTTGTCGTCTTGTACATATGCTACTCCAGGAACATCTTTTAATGATTGCTTATTATGTAAGAAGTTCAATAACTCCTTAAAAGAATGTTCTCCTTCTCCTACGACAATATAATCTATTTCTTTCACTTGTCTTAACCAGACATTTGTATCGTAAGAAACTTCTGGGCCACCTAAAATAATAGTTATGGATGGATCTACCGTCTTTAGCATTTTAATAACCTTTATTGTTTCTTCGATATTCCAAATGTAACAACTAAATCCTACTATTTCAGGCTTTTTCTGATAGAGATCTGCAACAATGTTGAAAGTGGGGTCTTTAATTGTATATTCAGTTATGAGGGGGGAATATTCTGGTTCAGCATATGCCTTTAGACAGCGTAGGGCTAAATTTGTATGAATGAACTTTGCATTTAGTGTTGTTAGTATTATATTCATTTTTAAACTCCTTTTTTACGTATATATATTGTATCAAGGAATAGAGGTGTCGACAATATGGGAAGAAAGAATCATTTCAATCTCAAAATAGATATGAAATAATCAGAATTAACAAACATTTATATCAGTTATTGGAATATTTTCTCTTTTAATTGTTTATTGCGTAAACTCTATTCATTTTATGTCTTTTTATGGAGATGGTTTTTCAAATGCAAGGAGAGGTTGGGTGATGTTGTGCTAGCTGAGTACAAGTATAAGAAAAAGTTTGAACATATTTTTCAATCTTATTCATCTGGGCTTATTTTTATCAATGAAAAAGGGGAAATTTTAGAAGTTAATTCAAAAATAGAAGAAATCTTTCAAACTAAACGAAATGAACTATGTGGTATGAATGCTTTACAGCTTCTCGAAAGTTTAGACGAAAGCTTTGAGAATAAGAAAGCTTTTATACAAACTGTACTTCAGGATGGAAATGCCGAACTATTTAGTGAGTTACAAAATAGCTTAGGCGAACTAAAGTATATACGGATTAGGGTATCAAAACAGAAGGATACTAAACTATACTTAACTGAAATACACGATGAATCTGAAAAGATGACAATGAAAAAAAGATTAGATCATTCAGAATCCCTTAGCACATTGGGACAATTAGCTGCAAGTATTGCGCATGAAATTAGAAATCCAATGACATCCTTAAAAGGTTTTACCCAGTTACTTTACAAAACAGCAAATGAGGATGGTAAAAGATACTTAACAGTTATTAATGATGAAATAAAACGAATGGAAGAAATACTAACAGAATTTTTGGAAGTTTCGAAGCCGACTAATAATAAATTTTATTATTTTGAAGTGAAGGATTTGATTGAAGAAGTTGTAAATTTCATGACTCCCCAGGCAATAATGAACAACATTAATCAAGTGATTACTTTTAGAGTAGATGAAAATCGCAAAATTTTAGGTGATCGAAACTTATTGAAACAAGTTTTTATAAACGCGATAAAAAATGCTATTGAAGCAATGCCAAAGGGTGGCAATATTAGTATAAATGTTATGGAGGATATAAAACATACAGATGATAAGTTCATATGTATTTCAATAGAAGATCAAGGTCATGGAATAGAAGAAAAGAATTTAGAAAAGATATTTGATCCTTTCTTTTCAACAAAAAACGGTGGGACAGGTCTTGGTTTACCACATATTTATAAAGTAATTGAATCGCATGGTGGAACAATCGTTGTGGATAGTTCCGTTGGAAAAGGAACCATATTTAAATTAATACTACCTAGTAAAGTGGAAATTAAGCCTATTTTGACAATATGAATGTTAGACCTTTATAATAGTGGTTAATGTATTATATATAGGTGAGGATGACCATAATGTCAAATGATCAATCGAACAGTGCGCTAAAGTTATTTGTCGTATTATCACGTGCTCATAAAGTAATTCACGAGAGTACAAATTATTTTTTTCAAGAAAACGGACTAAATCCTACAGAATTTGCAGTTTTAGAGCTTTTATATCATAAAGGAAAACAACCGCTGCAACAAATTGGCAATAAAATCTTATTGGCGAGTGGCTCTATTACCTACGTTGTAGACAAGTTAGAGGGTAGAGGCTATATTAGTAGAGTTTCAAGCGACACCGATCGGCGTGTCACTTTTGCAGAAATCACTCCAACAGGTAACGCTTTTATGGATGAACTTTTCCCAAGACATGAAGCGCAATTGATAGAGCTAATGAGCGAATTGACCAATGAAGACAAGCAAATAGTAATTGAACTAGTGAAGAAACTCGGATTATCCATTAAAAATCTATCTAGTTAATAAAAACAAGCTTCTAACGCTGTTCATGTGTTATAAGCTTTTTTTATATTTTAATATTTATCTTACAAGAACTTTTTTTCTACTTTTAACGTATAAAGTCACATTTGATGATTAATAATTTACTTACAAAATATTGCGAAAAAGTCTTCATTTGCATCTGTACGTTTTCGGTTCTCTTTGGGCGAAATGATTAAAACATTATAACGATGAAATGGGATGGGTGGATATTTGTCCGTCGCTACCCTAAAACGTTCAAAAGAAAAATGCTTTTTTGGAGAATGAGAGAATAGCTACCGTTCTACGAATTTTGCAAGTTCCCGAAGATGCAATTTCGTGAACTCTACACTTTTTTACCATACGTTCCTTGCTTATTTTTGCTAAGAAATACGACTCATAAGGAGATGCTGTGTAAGAATGTGGCACTTGCTTTCAAATAGAAAGGGAGGTAAGTCTTTAGAGAAGGGCTGAGCAACCAAAATAGCATCTTTGGCTGCTTACTATATGAATAGGAAAGTGGGCTTATTCTTTCTTTCCCAAGAGCTTTGGCACTTGGTTTATTTGTGCTAGCGGAGAGATATGGCTTTTTCGCAACCCCCGGCAAGCAGAAATCTGGGTAATGGTGTAGTAATCGTTCAGTCCACTGCAATCCAAAAGCGGCTATATACTAAGTTCCTAGTATTTTACCAATAAATTATCTAGTAATTATCTGGATATTTTTAGTTGATCAACACGGGTGGTATAAAGAATACATGATTGAGCGAATGACTTTTTTCATCATGTCAGCACATATTTCAAGAAGATGACGGACAAGCCTAGGCCAAAAGATTACTAAAAAAAGATCGTTAAGTGAGGCAGTCACTTAACGATCCTTTTTTTTAAGTTTAAGGAAGTATATTAAATTGTTATAATAGGAATACAGTATTTATAAAGGGTTGAAGTACTTTCTAATGGTGACAACCTTAAGCGAAATTTCTAAAATATTTTTATTTTTACCGTCCACAGTTTACCTGAATCAAAACGGAGATAATTAGAGTTGGTGGAAACTGAAAAAAATAGATAGCATCCATTAATAAGGAAGTGCTGAGCGGACGAAATTGCATCTTCGTCCGTTTTTAAAAGGATAGGAAAGTATCTAATCTCTCATTAACCAACCCTGATGCACCATGTCTCTACTTATTTCAAGAAGGCGACGGACAAACATCTGCCTTAAGATTACCTAAAAAAGAGGATCTGAAAGTGACGCAGTCACTTCCAGATCCTCTATAAAATTCTTCGTTAATAGTGTAGCCAATGTTTTGTCCAAAGCAATCTAGAGATAGTGAAGACAAGATGTTCTTAAAGCTCTTAAAGGCCGTTTGCGTTTTACTTAATTGTTTCAGCCATTTCAACAAAATTTTCGAATGCAGGATTATCTTCTGTATCAAAAATAGTTAGTTTTACTATTAATCCATCTCTTTCAAATGCATAACCTGAAATCTTGCCTTCAGGTGTATCAATCTGATAACCTTTTATTTCTTTAATGGAATCATTAGTAGGAAGTTGATTTTTATCTGTAATTTCTACTAATTTTTCCTTTTCATTGGAAGCTTTTAGTGTTTCTACTAAATTATTAGTAATGTCATTTAAATCGGCCTCACTAGCGTCGAATGTTTCTATTCGCATAGATTGTGCGTCGTTTTTGGTATTAAAAAGTATATCTTTGTTTGGTTCTTCTCCAGTTAATTCAAAACCATCTATCACTGTAATGGAATAGTTTTGGCTTTCACTTTTTGTAATTGTCCCTTCCAGTTCTTGTTCGGGTTTAGTAGTACTTCCGGCTGCTTCTGTTTGTTCTGCGCTTTTCGTATCAGTGTCAGGTTGATCGGCTTTTTCAATTCCCTCTGTTGTTCCACATGCAGCAAGTAACATAGTAAGAATTAGAATGGAAAGTAATGAGTTTATTTTTTTCAAAATAATTCAGCTCCTTTTTAGTGTTATAAATTTAAAATTGTTCTTATAAGTGTTTGTCCAGCTCCAACAAGCAAACTCGTCGCAGAAAAAATTCATCTGTGCTTTTCTTAATGGACGTTAAATGTAGATAAATGTTTCATTTAAATGGGAAAACAAAAAATAGTAGTACTAACATGGTTATATGTGCCAGTATGATAAGTTGCATACTTTTTTTCCACTCATACAAATAACCTAAAATAATTCCTACCACGAAAGAGCCGAGTACCCCTAACCAAAAACCACTAAAAACAATGGATATACTAAACAATACTGCGCTTATAACAACCGAATAAGAAGGTTTAAACCAGCGCTTTAATTGCTGTTGTATATAGCCTCTCCAAAATAATTCTTCTCCTGGTGCAATAAGAATTAAAAGGAGTAAATACTGCGATATAGAAGAGGGAGCAAATTTCGTGATAAAGTGATCAATACTTGTCGTTGAAAGCATAGGGAATATATGGATTATTTTGTAGCCAAATGCTATAATAGCATATAAAAGCATTCCAAAGCCTATACCTAGAAAAATATAGCGGATTGTTTTGACCTCATCTTTTATTTTAATATAAAAGTAAGCAATTGACATGAGAAAAAGGATCGTAAAAGTGTAGAAATACCAAAATACTTTCTCATTTGAAAATGATATCCATGTGAATGAATAAGCAAAGATCAAAGAAAGTAATAATCTTGCTAATGGTATTTGACGGTTCATAAAAAAAGCACATCCTAACAATTATTTAAAATACCGTTCTTCTTTGAAAGAGGAACGGTAAGACGTTTAATCTTCATTACTATATAATATTTTATAACGTTTATGGTTTACTACGGTCTTTTCTTCTATTTCGAGTTCATCAAAGTTCTCCATAAATGTTAAGTTAACTATAACAGAGTTTTCGTTAACTTTTTCGACAATACCTTGAAGACCGTCTCTAAACTCGATAATATTTCCAATTTCTGCAACTTTCACAGACTGTACCTCCCCTTTTTAGAACTTATTAAATTACAGTTTGCCCTAAAAAAAGGTATACGTAAAGTATTTTAGTCAAAAGTTTAAAAATTATACATCATTGGGAAAAAGAAAGGAATGATACAATGCAAAAATATGAAGAAATGTTGGATCTCCTTAAAAGTGGAGATATACAAACATTAGAAATTTCGAAAGACGAATTTCTTACTTTTCGTGAAGTATTGATCAAAAGAGAGGATTTTAAGCATTTTTCTGGAAATGCAATGCAAGGTGCTCAAGTTGTATATACTTACTTAAAAGTTCCGAGAAGTTAATCTGTCATTAATTGTCGAAAAGTTCTCGGTTTAAAACTTCCAACAAAAGGTATACTGAAAAGAATGTATATATTGTTAAAGGGGCGATTCTATATGTTAGAATCTATTTTAAAGCGCGTAGAATATACGAGAGAGAAAATGATACAGTCTGCTACTGAGAAGGGTGTATCCAATTTAGAAACTATTCGTTTAAGTGAAGAGTTAGATCAGCTTTTAAACGAGTTCCAACACTTGGAGAATATTGTGATGAATGTTCTAGAGTAGAATAGCTTATAAGGGGAGAATTGCATATGAATAGTATTTCCTTGCTTCGAGAAGAATTGAACAAAGCGGTGATTGGAAGGGAAAAAGAAATTGAACTAATGCTAATGGGCCTTATTCTACAAGGACATGTTCTTTTAGAAAGCGTACCTGGTTCCGGTAAAACAATGATGGCTAAGTCATTTGCTGAAGCAATTCAAGGCGAGTTTAAGCGGTTACAATTTACGCCGGATGTTTTACCATCCGATGTAACTGGTATTAGTTTTTTTCATCCAAAAAAACAAGATTTCGTCCTTAGAGTAGGACCGGTAATGAGTAATATATTACTTGCGGACGAGATAAACCGTGCGACACCAAGAACACAGTCGAGTTTACTGGAATCAATGGAAGAAAAACAAGTTACAATTGATGGAGAAACCATTAAGTTACTAACTCCTTTTATGGTAATTGCTACGCAAAATCCAGTCGAGTCTCAACAAGGAACATTTCCGCTTCCTGCTGCACAATTAGACCGATTTTTATTTAAATTAACGATTGATTATCCTTCCGTGGAAGAAGAAAGAGTTATATTACAACAATTTGGACGTACTCCAGGAGAGATAAAATCAAAAAAAGTAGTGACGTTAGAACAAATTGGAAATTGGTCTGAGCAAGTAAAGGATGTCGCAGTGCATGATGACATCATGACATATATCATTCAAATCGTACATAGTACTAGAAACCACCCATATATTGAATTAGGGTTAAGTAGTCGAGCTTCGCTTGCGCTACTGCAAGCTGCTAAAGCACATGCATTTATAAACAATAGAATGTATGTCACACCCGATGATGTGAAAAATGTTATTGAACCTGTGTGTCTTCACCGAATGAAACTTTCCTCTCAAGGAATGCTCATTCATAACTTAGTAGAGGTTATGAGAGAACTAGTTAGCAAGATTGAAGTTCCTGTAGAGGCTACTATTCGATGAATTGGAATCGTCAAGATTTAGGTATGAAGAATACGAGCATATATGTAAATATACTGATTATAATATGTTTCTTTAGTTTTCTTTTTAAGCAATATGCCTTTTTATCTCTTTTTTCTTTTTTATTAATGATTGCGCTTGTACAAGTGTACTATTATCGAAAGGTAGGTGAAAAATTAGAGCTGTTAAATGGAAAAAAGAGAGTCCGTTTAATGAAAGATACTACATCTCATATTGTACTAAACTTCCAAAATAAAGGGTTGCCTATTTGGAATGGAACCCTATTAATATCTTTTCAAACTTCTATAGAACCAAATGGAATTGCGAATACAACAATTGCGGGTTTTCACGATGTGAGAGTCCCTTTCACTATTGGTTATAAAAAGGAAGTTACATTGAAAATTCCTATAAAAGGTGTTCACAGAGGACTAGCTAGGATCAAAGAAATTGAAATCCAAATTCCACATCCTTTAACGGATGGATCGGTTTTACTTGAATATAAGCCATTTATTTTAATGGATGCAATTGTTTATCCACAAATATATCCTATTGATGATGAGCTTACCCCTTCTAAATTTAAGCAAGGTAGTTTAGAATTAAATTCTTCTTTATTTGACGATCCTTTTTTTCCTGTAGGAACAAGACAGTATGAGCAAGGAGATCAATTTCATCATATTCACTGGAAAGCTAGTGCTAAAACACAAGAGTTGCAAACGAAAGTATTTACAAAAGTAGCGGATGTTTCCGTCTTATTTGTTGTAAATCTGAAGGAAAAGTTTAGTGTAGTTTCAGATTTTGAAGAAAAAATAGAGTGGCTCGCTTCTCATATAGATGCTTGCTATAAAAAAGACATCCCTTTCTCATTTGCGATAAATATACGAGCATATGGAAAATATCCTTTTGTTTATTTGCCAATAGGGAGCGGAGATACGCATCGGATACTAGGATTAGAGATTCTCTCCATATTGTCTGTGAGTGATATTCTAATTCCATTT
The nucleotide sequence above comes from Psychrobacillus glaciei. Encoded proteins:
- a CDS encoding TrkH family potassium uptake protein, with amino-acid sequence MIKKRLKTKLNNTPAQAIVTYYFIAIAISVILLRLPGVHKPGVHVNFIDSLFTAVSAVSVTGLSSINISETYSVFGYFMIILVLQLGGIGIMALGTFVWLISGKKIGLRERQLIMVDYNQSNLSGVVNLIKEIVKLLLLIQAIGALLLTLYFTQYYDSFKEALTHGIFTSVSATTNAGFDITGDSLIPYHHDYFVQIITIFLIIFGAIGFPVLIEVKEFLSNKNKNFRFSLFTRLTTITYAILLVFGTIMIYLLEMFHAFKGMPWHEKFFTALFHSVSTRSAGLTTIDVTQFHEGTNFLMSVLMFIGASPSSVGGGIRTTTFAIAVLFLINFSRGKDSVQIFHREVHLIDIFRAFAVIILAFAMVFIATILLSVTETNVPITSLIFEITSAFGTCGMSLGITGELSDIGKVIIMVLMFIGRVGLISFLYSIGGKSNKTKFHYPKERVIIG
- a CDS encoding B12-binding domain-containing radical SAM protein, whose amino-acid sequence is MNIILTTLNAKFIHTNLALRCLKAYAEPEYSPLITEYTIKDPTFNIVADLYQKKPEIVGFSCYIWNIEETIKVIKMLKTVDPSITIILGGPEVSYDTNVWLRQVKEIDYIVVGEGEHSFKELLNFLHNKQSLKDVPGVAYVQDDKFILNTLPPKLDLRESPTPYRFEEDIPNLSKRIAYIETSRGCPFSCQFCLSSIEVGVRYFNRNKVKEDIRFLMTNGAKTIKFVDRTFNISRSYAMEMFQFLIDEHIPGVVFQFEITADIMRPEVIQFLNDNAPAGLFRFEIGVQSTNDLTNELVKRRQNFEKLKRTVTMVKSGGKIDQHLDLIAGLPEEDYHSFRRTFNEVFEMRPEELQLGFLKLLRGTGLRVEAEKYGYVYVDQAPYEIFSNNVLTFDDILRIKQVEDVLEKYWNAHRMDRTLEYLFDQIFETPFDFFQQFGTFWEERNWSKIGHQLEDLYTRLNSYLESVENLSLPIIQSVMKLDYLSKQKFQPRKPWWENDMTKDEQSNLYKQLVMNPSIAGTEFVELQLNERELYKQTFITPISLCINSYKQGIIKEKEGYLLSTFGINNTPHFSFIAK
- a CDS encoding ATP-binding protein; this translates as MGDVVLAEYKYKKKFEHIFQSYSSGLIFINEKGEILEVNSKIEEIFQTKRNELCGMNALQLLESLDESFENKKAFIQTVLQDGNAELFSELQNSLGELKYIRIRVSKQKDTKLYLTEIHDESEKMTMKKRLDHSESLSTLGQLAASIAHEIRNPMTSLKGFTQLLYKTANEDGKRYLTVINDEIKRMEEILTEFLEVSKPTNNKFYYFEVKDLIEEVVNFMTPQAIMNNINQVITFRVDENRKILGDRNLLKQVFINAIKNAIEAMPKGGNISINVMEDIKHTDDKFICISIEDQGHGIEEKNLEKIFDPFFSTKNGGTGLGLPHIYKVIESHGGTIVVDSSVGKGTIFKLILPSKVEIKPILTI
- a CDS encoding MarR family winged helix-turn-helix transcriptional regulator, encoding MSNDQSNSALKLFVVLSRAHKVIHESTNYFFQENGLNPTEFAVLELLYHKGKQPLQQIGNKILLASGSITYVVDKLEGRGYISRVSSDTDRRVTFAEITPTGNAFMDELFPRHEAQLIELMSELTNEDKQIVIELVKKLGLSIKNLSS
- a CDS encoding CPBP family intramembrane glutamic endopeptidase yields the protein MNRQIPLARLLLSLIFAYSFTWISFSNEKVFWYFYTFTILFLMSIAYFYIKIKDEVKTIRYIFLGIGFGMLLYAIIAFGYKIIHIFPMLSTTSIDHFITKFAPSSISQYLLLLILIAPGEELFWRGYIQQQLKRWFKPSYSVVISAVLFSISIVFSGFWLGVLGSFVVGIILGYLYEWKKSMQLIILAHITMLVLLFFVFPFK
- a CDS encoding YkvS family protein, which translates into the protein MKVAEIGNIIEFRDGLQGIVEKVNENSVIVNLTFMENFDELEIEEKTVVNHKRYKILYSNED
- a CDS encoding aspartyl-phosphate phosphatase Spo0E family protein, with protein sequence MLESILKRVEYTREKMIQSATEKGVSNLETIRLSEELDQLLNEFQHLENIVMNVLE
- a CDS encoding AAA family ATPase → MNSISLLREELNKAVIGREKEIELMLMGLILQGHVLLESVPGSGKTMMAKSFAEAIQGEFKRLQFTPDVLPSDVTGISFFHPKKQDFVLRVGPVMSNILLADEINRATPRTQSSLLESMEEKQVTIDGETIKLLTPFMVIATQNPVESQQGTFPLPAAQLDRFLFKLTIDYPSVEEERVILQQFGRTPGEIKSKKVVTLEQIGNWSEQVKDVAVHDDIMTYIIQIVHSTRNHPYIELGLSSRASLALLQAAKAHAFINNRMYVTPDDVKNVIEPVCLHRMKLSSQGMLIHNLVEVMRELVSKIEVPVEATIR
- a CDS encoding DUF58 domain-containing protein, translating into MNWNRQDLGMKNTSIYVNILIIICFFSFLFKQYAFLSLFSFLLMIALVQVYYYRKVGEKLELLNGKKRVRLMKDTTSHIVLNFQNKGLPIWNGTLLISFQTSIEPNGIANTTIAGFHDVRVPFTIGYKKEVTLKIPIKGVHRGLARIKEIEIQIPHPLTDGSVLLEYKPFILMDAIVYPQIYPIDDELTPSKFKQGSLELNSSLFDDPFFPVGTRQYEQGDQFHHIHWKASAKTQELQTKVFTKVADVSVLFVVNLKEKFSVVSDFEEKIEWLASHIDACYKKDIPFSFAINIRAYGKYPFVYLPIGSGDTHRILGLEILSILSVSDILIPFEKMIAFIDTHEELPVAVYIMTHDLNQFLPSLIPWEQRTNVWYPMDLSIGGV